A genomic window from Terrisporobacter glycolicus ATCC 14880 = DSM 1288 includes:
- a CDS encoding C-GCAxxG-C-C family (seleno)protein, producing MTKPSIYHSQGYTCAEALIKSYNEEFKTDIPVALGSGMGTGITVGSLCGAVNAAVLVAGYIKGREDSSTPNEARKYSKEIMKKVREEYNTEICANLKKNKVSCSEIIDFSYNALKEVLKEA from the coding sequence ATGACAAAACCATCAATTTATCATAGTCAAGGATACACTTGTGCTGAAGCGCTAATAAAATCATACAACGAAGAATTTAAAACAGATATACCCGTTGCTTTAGGAAGTGGAATGGGAACTGGTATAACAGTAGGTAGCCTATGTGGAGCAGTCAATGCGGCTGTTTTAGTAGCAGGTTATATAAAAGGTAGAGAAGATAGTTCTACTCCAAATGAAGCTAGAAAATATTCAAAAGAAATAATGAAAAAAGTAAGAGAAGAATATAATACAGAAATTTGTGCTAACTTGAAGAAAAATAAGGTAAGTTGTAGCGAAATAATCGATTTTTCATATAATGCATTAAAAGAAGTTTTAAAAGAAGCATAA
- a CDS encoding helix-turn-helix domain-containing protein, whose translation MAIIVNLDVMMAKRKMSATELSKKLGITMANLSILKNNKARAVRFSTLNEICKALDCQPGDILEYVQDDEEIKE comes from the coding sequence ATGGCTATAATTGTAAATTTAGATGTAATGATGGCAAAGAGAAAAATGAGTGCTACAGAGCTTTCTAAAAAATTGGGAATTACCATGGCTAATTTATCAATATTGAAGAATAATAAGGCAAGGGCTGTGAGATTTTCCACATTAAATGAAATATGTAAGGCACTTGATTGTCAACCAGGAGATATTTTAGAATATGTACAAGATGACGAGGAGATAAAGGAATAG